One segment of Meriones unguiculatus strain TT.TT164.6M chromosome 3, Bangor_MerUng_6.1, whole genome shotgun sequence DNA contains the following:
- the LOC110555462 gene encoding uncharacterized protein C9orf85 homolog, translated as MSSQKGNVTLSRPQKHQNTFTFKNDKFDKSVQTKTINAKLHDGVCQPCKEVLEWSIKYSKYKPLSKPNTCVKCSQKAVKDSYHIMCRPCAYELQVCAKCGKKEDIVIPFNKEISESSENQGFNHGRSCKRKEDSDEDFGAEADSDGGDGDTHA; from the coding sequence ATGAGTTCCCAGAAAGGCAATGTGACTCTGTCTAGGCCTCAGAAGCACCAGAATACGTTCACCTTCAAAAATGACAAGTTTGATAAGAGTGTTCAGACCAAGACAATTAATGCAAAGCTTCATGATGGCGTTTGTCAGCCCTGCAAAGAAGTTCTTGAATGGAGTATAAAATACAGCAAATACAAACCACTGTCAAAGCCTAACACATGTGTTAAATGTTCACAGAAGGCAGTAAAGGACTCTTACCACATAATGTGTAGACCATGTGCTTATGAACTTCAAGTTTGTGCaaaatgtggaaagaaagaagatattgTTATTCCATTTAATAAAGAAATTTCAGAAAGTTCTGAAAATCAAGGTTTTAACCATGGAAGAAGCTGCAAAAGGAAAGAAGATAGTGATGAGGACTTTGGTGCTGAGGCTGACTCAGATGGCGGGGATGGAGACACTCATGCCTGA